A portion of the Veillonellales bacterium genome contains these proteins:
- a CDS encoding MmgE/PrpD family protein, translated as MNSQGKIAKFIQNVKEVKIPENVLHDISYRIVDWLGCAALGKNYPQTDIARQLINEFGGTPEVHVIGSRRKASLLDAVFINGIMGHVAELDDGHRLAIGHPGSIALPVALAFGERFACTGEEFLKAVVIGYEVFIRLGRTVNPSHYRYWHTTGTCGVFAAAAVAAYFLGLDEKKTVNALGIAGTTAAGLQETFGSYAKALNIGQACRNGSMAALLAQRGFTGPDDILMGSKGFVNATSTAASGDLINAIDNMEYLSTTAFYKIYASCGHTNSPLDAVLALLNEREIHAEEIEKILVETYKVSVDLTGTLKCDTEDQAKFSLPYCIALAILYGRVALSGFKEEIRKNEHVLCLARKVKVIEDAGATEAFPARWAKVTIFLKNQSSVCKEVSGSNDAPDYEQIEDKFISAMLASGYKEGTARTILRLALSLGGESCMAGLFNEIYDI; from the coding sequence ATGAATAGTCAGGGAAAAATTGCAAAATTCATTCAAAATGTCAAAGAAGTGAAGATACCGGAAAATGTGTTGCATGATATATCTTACCGCATAGTGGATTGGCTCGGCTGTGCAGCATTGGGGAAGAATTACCCACAGACCGATATAGCAAGACAACTTATAAACGAGTTTGGTGGTACCCCGGAGGTGCATGTCATTGGAAGCAGACGGAAAGCTTCTTTGTTGGATGCTGTATTTATCAATGGCATCATGGGGCATGTGGCGGAATTGGACGATGGGCATCGTTTGGCTATCGGACACCCCGGGTCTATTGCGTTGCCAGTAGCCTTGGCTTTTGGTGAAAGATTTGCTTGCACTGGTGAGGAATTTTTAAAAGCAGTGGTGATAGGATATGAGGTGTTCATCCGTCTGGGACGGACGGTGAATCCTTCGCATTACCGCTATTGGCATACGACTGGAACCTGTGGTGTGTTTGCCGCCGCTGCTGTTGCCGCTTATTTTTTGGGGCTTGATGAAAAAAAGACAGTCAACGCCTTAGGGATTGCTGGAACGACGGCAGCCGGCTTACAGGAGACCTTCGGCAGCTATGCAAAGGCGTTGAATATCGGACAAGCCTGTCGAAATGGCAGTATGGCGGCTCTTTTGGCGCAACGCGGTTTCACCGGGCCGGATGATATCCTTATGGGGAGCAAGGGATTTGTAAATGCGACAAGTACAGCAGCGTCAGGGGATTTGATCAATGCGATTGACAACATGGAATACTTGTCCACAACAGCTTTTTATAAGATTTATGCATCCTGTGGACATACGAATTCTCCCTTAGATGCGGTTCTTGCTCTTTTAAATGAAAGGGAAATCCATGCTGAGGAAATAGAAAAGATTTTGGTCGAAACTTATAAAGTCAGTGTTGATCTTACTGGTACGCTTAAGTGCGACACAGAAGACCAGGCAAAATTTTCTTTGCCTTATTGTATAGCCTTGGCAATCCTCTACGGGCGGGTAGCTTTAAGCGGCTTCAAAGAAGAGATACGTAAGAATGAGCATGTTTTATGCTTAGCCAGAAAGGTAAAAGTAATCGAGGATGCGGGTGCGACAGAGGCTTTTCCTGCACGTTGGGCAAAGGTCACCATTTTTCTCAAGAATCAAAGCAGTGTATGTAAAGAAGTATCTGGCTCGAATGATGCTCCGGATTATGAACAGATCGAGGATAAGTTTATTTCAGCTATGCTTGCAAGCGGATATAAAGAAGGAACAGCCCGTACGATCTTACGGCTTGCATTATCCTTGGGGGGGGAAAGCTGTATGGCTGGACTTTTTAACGAAATATATGATATATAA
- a CDS encoding DUF1847 domain-containing protein — protein sequence MKCGCADCSTHACYTKGINCTGMDSEAVKAAYTSEELKIMKAAAYVEGTFYSNITRLQETAEFSKAMGYKKLGMAFCIGLNAEAHYIARFFERQGFEFYSVCCKNCSVAKKDLGLKQVKPELEHEAMCNPKFQARFLAEKGVELYISCGLCVGHDAVFNYNCAGPVTNLVVKDRVLAHNPLGAIYSRYWKRKLDIMDPDEV from the coding sequence ATGAAATGTGGTTGTGCGGATTGTTCCACGCATGCATGCTATACCAAAGGGATAAATTGTACAGGCATGGACAGCGAAGCTGTAAAGGCTGCATATACATCAGAAGAACTCAAGATCATGAAGGCTGCGGCGTATGTGGAAGGGACTTTTTATAGTAATATCACTCGCTTGCAGGAAACGGCAGAGTTCTCTAAAGCTATGGGATATAAAAAACTGGGAATGGCTTTTTGCATCGGGCTCAATGCTGAAGCACATTACATTGCTAGGTTTTTTGAAAGACAAGGCTTTGAATTCTATAGTGTCTGCTGCAAAAATTGTAGTGTCGCTAAAAAAGATCTGGGCTTGAAACAGGTCAAGCCGGAACTAGAACATGAAGCCATGTGCAATCCAAAATTCCAGGCACGGTTCTTGGCTGAAAAAGGGGTTGAACTATATATTTCCTGCGGATTATGTGTAGGACATGATGCTGTTTTCAATTATAATTGCGCCGGGCCTGTCACAAATCTCGTTGTCAAGGATCGGGTATTGGCACATAATCCTTTGGGGGCGATATATTCCCGTTATTGGAAACGCAAGCTGGATATAATGGATCCGGATGAGGTGTAA
- the dcuC gene encoding C4-dicarboxylate transporter DcuC gives MLSLAIALFVTAWVGFMLCKKYKPQGVLFFAGIILLVCTAALGTSSMVPPKQDTGFIWFNIFVFVKNLFSTELAGLGLTIMSIGGFVRYMENCGANRALVEVAATPLKHIKSPMLIMVAGYLIGQVVDLFIPSHAGLGLLLMLTIYPIMVASGMNKLTAVAIIVTAKFTDIGPLSSNAILAAKTAGLDPVTYFIQYQLYAVLPAIIVVGIAHYFIQPWWERKEARGNINVDAEIDESENTDNADRQRSRIYAILPMLPLALVILFSPFFHTGIKLDVVSAMILSTVVAMIFEFIRTRNAKQVMNDIMKFFEGMAKQFRVVVSLIISAELFGKGLVSIGAIDSLIGFTQGGSLDLQVIVLVISFIMVACAFIMGSGNAAFFAFASLAPKIAEFLHVDPVLILLPMELSAGFGRCMSPITPAIVAMASIAGVSPFHVAKRCAIPVALGFIAHLTSIYYFFL, from the coding sequence ATGTTATCGTTAGCCATTGCCTTATTTGTGACCGCCTGGGTAGGTTTTATGCTATGCAAGAAATATAAGCCACAGGGTGTTCTGTTTTTTGCAGGGATAATATTGCTGGTTTGTACCGCTGCTTTAGGGACAAGCAGCATGGTACCGCCGAAACAGGATACGGGCTTCATTTGGTTCAATATCTTTGTATTTGTCAAGAATTTATTTAGCACGGAGCTTGCAGGACTGGGACTCACAATCATGTCAATCGGCGGCTTCGTACGTTATATGGAGAATTGTGGTGCGAATCGGGCGCTTGTAGAAGTTGCAGCTACACCGTTGAAGCATATAAAATCTCCGATGCTGATCATGGTAGCCGGCTATTTGATCGGTCAGGTGGTTGATCTGTTCATTCCCAGCCATGCAGGACTCGGCCTGTTGCTTATGCTTACCATCTATCCGATAATGGTTGCGAGCGGAATGAATAAACTTACGGCCGTCGCAATCATCGTAACAGCAAAATTTACGGATATCGGCCCGTTGTCATCGAATGCGATACTCGCGGCTAAGACGGCAGGCTTGGATCCTGTTACATATTTTATCCAGTATCAGCTTTATGCTGTGCTCCCGGCGATCATCGTCGTGGGGATAGCGCATTATTTCATTCAGCCATGGTGGGAGAGAAAAGAAGCAAGGGGAAATATAAATGTCGATGCGGAAATAGATGAGAGTGAGAATACGGACAATGCGGACAGGCAGCGAAGTCGGATTTATGCGATATTGCCAATGCTACCACTGGCTTTGGTGATTTTGTTCAGTCCGTTCTTCCATACGGGAATCAAATTGGATGTCGTATCGGCAATGATCCTCTCGACAGTCGTAGCGATGATTTTTGAATTCATCCGTACGCGCAATGCAAAACAGGTCATGAATGATATTATGAAATTTTTTGAAGGCATGGCTAAACAATTCAGGGTCGTTGTATCATTGATCATTTCAGCAGAATTGTTCGGTAAAGGGTTGGTATCGATCGGTGCGATTGATTCATTGATCGGCTTTACACAGGGTGGGAGCTTAGACTTGCAGGTCATCGTACTGGTCATCAGTTTCATCATGGTAGCATGCGCGTTCATCATGGGATCAGGAAATGCTGCATTTTTCGCATTTGCCAGTTTGGCGCCTAAAATAGCCGAGTTCCTTCATGTAGATCCCGTCTTGATTTTATTGCCGATGGAGTTGTCTGCAGGATTCGGCCGTTGCATGTCGCCGATTACGCCAGCAATCGTCGCTATGGCCAGTATTGCGGGTGTTTCGCCGTTCCATGTGGCAAAACGCTGCGCAATTCCGGTAGCGCTTGGATTTATCGCCCACTTGACGTCCATTTATTATTTCTTTCTATGA